From a single Paraburkholderia edwinii genomic region:
- a CDS encoding DUF3175 domain-containing protein codes for MATTPSRSRSSSGKSAAKHPSTRSKGGRPARQRHAHASQQTQPAAGSKSRRWSHQVMEHSDAMDLEPDIFKTGNAQDIAESLKRSSTHSKRRKGTPFQSAMSMLNFYINRAGRNLPKSRRDTLQQAKRKLREAFGREP; via the coding sequence ATGGCCACGACCCCGTCACGCTCAAGGTCATCGTCGGGTAAATCCGCTGCGAAGCATCCGTCGACGCGCAGCAAAGGCGGACGTCCCGCGCGCCAACGTCACGCGCATGCGTCGCAGCAAACCCAACCCGCTGCAGGCAGCAAGTCGCGCCGCTGGTCGCATCAGGTGATGGAACATAGCGATGCGATGGACCTCGAGCCCGATATCTTCAAGACCGGCAACGCGCAGGACATCGCCGAATCGCTCAAGCGCTCATCGACGCATAGCAAACGGCGCAAAGGCACACCGTTCCAGTCCGCGATGTCGATGCTCAACTTCTATATCAATCGCGCAGGGCGCAATCTGCCCAAGAGCCGTCGCGATACGCTGCAGCAGGCCAAACGTAAACTGCGCGAGGCGTTCGGCCGCGAACCGTGA
- a CDS encoding BON domain-containing protein yields the protein MKPIQLLKTAGSIACVAFALNATAQTGASAPPASSETLGQHIDDGTVTTKVKAELLSAKNVKSTHIHVKTRKGIVWLTGSVPSADDKSAAQDVTQNVDGVRGVKNHLKIASE from the coding sequence ATGAAACCGATCCAGCTCCTCAAGACCGCAGGCAGTATCGCGTGCGTCGCGTTCGCCCTGAACGCAACCGCGCAAACCGGTGCGTCGGCACCGCCCGCGTCGTCCGAGACCCTGGGGCAACATATCGACGACGGCACGGTTACGACCAAGGTCAAGGCTGAATTGCTCAGTGCGAAAAACGTCAAGTCGACACATATCCACGTGAAGACCCGCAAGGGCATTGTGTGGTTGACCGGGTCCGTGCCGTCGGCCGACGACAAGTCCGCGGCGCAGGACGTGACGCAAAACGTCGACGGTGTGCGCGGTGTGAAGAATCACCTGAAGATCGCGTCTGAATAA
- a CDS encoding DUF1488 domain-containing protein, whose translation MKITFPDGTPEFDGANLKLRFIANVDGEAVECAITAEALEDHFGANSPQEDELLRAFERGRARIRSVCAEALERNDGASVELHSGLFRLEGA comes from the coding sequence ATGAAGATCACCTTTCCCGATGGCACGCCTGAATTCGACGGCGCGAACCTGAAGCTGCGGTTTATTGCGAACGTGGACGGCGAAGCAGTCGAGTGCGCGATCACGGCCGAGGCGCTCGAAGACCACTTCGGTGCGAACTCGCCGCAGGAGGACGAACTGCTGCGTGCCTTCGAGCGCGGCCGCGCGCGGATCCGCTCGGTATGTGCCGAGGCGCTCGAGCGCAATGACGGCGCAAGCGTCGAATTGCATAGCGGGCTCTTTCGCCTCGAAGGGGCTTAG
- a CDS encoding HAD family hydrolase encodes MRITTSFLFDLDGTLVDSVYQHVLAWKEALDSEGIELSVWRIHRKIGMSGGLFTHQLLRETGGAISGERVERLRAKHAEAYRRLHAQVCPLPGSRELLAALDASGTQWAIATSGRMETAAVNLQALGVDPAKSVVVTRDDVKYAKPDPDLFLAAAHRLAVPIEQTVVVGDSIWDMLAARRCRALGVGLLSGGYGQEELERAGALRVYEDPADLLLHLDEIAARP; translated from the coding sequence ATGCGTATCACTACGTCGTTTCTGTTCGACCTCGATGGGACGCTCGTCGATAGCGTCTATCAACACGTGCTCGCGTGGAAGGAAGCGCTCGATAGCGAGGGCATCGAGCTGTCGGTATGGCGGATTCACCGCAAGATCGGCATGAGCGGCGGCCTCTTCACGCATCAGCTATTGCGCGAAACGGGCGGTGCAATCAGCGGCGAACGTGTCGAGCGCTTGCGTGCGAAGCACGCTGAAGCGTACCGGCGGCTCCATGCGCAGGTGTGCCCGCTGCCCGGCTCGCGCGAGTTGCTGGCCGCGCTCGACGCAAGCGGCACGCAATGGGCCATCGCGACGAGCGGCCGCATGGAAACCGCCGCCGTCAATTTGCAAGCGCTCGGCGTGGATCCTGCGAAATCCGTCGTCGTCACGCGCGACGATGTCAAATATGCCAAGCCGGACCCGGACCTCTTTCTCGCTGCCGCGCACCGGCTCGCGGTGCCGATCGAACAGACGGTGGTGGTCGGCGACAGCATCTGGGACATGCTCGCTGCGCGCCGCTGCCGCGCGCTCGGCGTCGGGCTGCTGTCGGGCGGCTACGGACAGGAGGAACTCGAACGCGCGGGCGCGCTGCGCGTGTACGAGGACCCGGCCGATCTGCTGCTGCATCTCGACGAAATCGCTGCGCGGCCTTAG
- a CDS encoding type 1 glutamine amidotransferase domain-containing protein, whose translation MANTSNTPNTLKGRKVAVLAVDGFEQAELVEPRRALAEAGATVHVISAKPGKIQGFRHVEKGDAVDVDLTFEKAAPNDYDAVVLPGGVVNGDAIRLLPAAQAFVKAVDKAHKPIAVICHGTWLPVSAGLIKGRTVTSWPSLQDDIRNAGGTWVDQEVVEDGNFITSRKPDDLPAFNKTLIAQLSHAAA comes from the coding sequence ATGGCCAATACGTCCAATACGCCCAATACGCTAAAGGGTCGCAAGGTCGCAGTGCTTGCCGTCGATGGCTTCGAGCAGGCAGAACTGGTCGAGCCGCGCCGCGCGCTCGCGGAAGCCGGCGCGACGGTTCACGTCATATCTGCCAAACCCGGCAAGATTCAGGGGTTCAGGCATGTCGAAAAAGGCGATGCGGTCGATGTCGATCTGACGTTCGAGAAAGCGGCGCCTAACGATTACGATGCGGTTGTCCTGCCTGGCGGCGTGGTGAATGGCGATGCGATTCGTCTGTTGCCGGCAGCGCAGGCGTTCGTGAAAGCGGTCGACAAGGCGCACAAGCCGATCGCGGTGATTTGCCACGGCACGTGGCTACCCGTGTCGGCGGGCTTGATCAAAGGGCGCACCGTAACGAGCTGGCCGAGCCTGCAGGATGACATTCGCAATGCAGGCGGCACATGGGTCGACCAGGAAGTCGTCGAGGACGGCAACTTTATTACGAGCCGCAAGCCCGACGATTTACCGGCATTCAACAAAACGTTGATTGCACAACTTTCGCACGCGGCGGCATGA
- a CDS encoding PRC-barrel domain-containing protein produces MSKGANIVGSGRDVTNGPGPEVMAAATLDGDRVMSSDGHDVGKLKDIMLDIRSGRVAYAVLSTGGFLGIGDKLLAIPWSALTLDTDQKCFVLSLTAERVKNAPGFDKGHWPSMADATWATSIHQYYGREPYWSTGAETSTGTGHRGGSYRPSSEYGVGDVPSGSSDAPEAGGVKL; encoded by the coding sequence ATGAGCAAAGGTGCAAACATCGTCGGCAGTGGCCGCGACGTGACAAACGGGCCGGGACCTGAAGTGATGGCCGCCGCGACGCTCGACGGCGACCGTGTGATGAGCTCGGACGGGCACGACGTCGGCAAGCTCAAGGACATCATGCTCGACATCCGCTCGGGACGCGTCGCGTATGCGGTGCTGTCGACCGGCGGCTTTCTCGGCATCGGCGACAAGCTGCTGGCGATTCCATGGAGCGCGCTCACGCTCGATACCGATCAAAAGTGCTTCGTGCTGTCGCTGACCGCCGAACGCGTCAAGAACGCACCGGGCTTCGACAAAGGCCATTGGCCGTCGATGGCGGACGCGACATGGGCGACGTCGATTCATCAGTACTACGGACGCGAACCGTACTGGAGTACCGGCGCGGAGACGAGTACGGGCACGGGTCATCGTGGCGGTAGTTATCGTCCGTCGTCCGAATACGGCGTCGGCGATGTCCCGTCCGGTTCGTCGGATGCGCCCGAAGCGGGCGGCGTCAAGCTTTGA
- a CDS encoding PA2169 family four-helix-bundle protein, producing the protein MSTNVISVINELIETSKDGEQGFLKAAEDAHDTQLKELLRSRADTCTRAARELQDVVMQLGGKPESGGSMSGALHRGWVDLKSAVGSRSDHAILADCEKGEDVAKKRYREAIEKDLPADVRAVVERQYEGVVQNHDRIRDLRDQYAAMKS; encoded by the coding sequence ATGTCTACGAACGTGATTTCGGTGATCAACGAGTTGATTGAAACATCGAAGGATGGCGAGCAAGGCTTTCTGAAGGCCGCCGAAGACGCGCACGATACGCAGTTGAAGGAACTGCTGCGCTCGCGTGCCGATACCTGCACGCGCGCCGCGCGCGAACTGCAGGACGTCGTGATGCAACTGGGCGGCAAGCCTGAAAGCGGCGGTTCGATGTCGGGTGCGCTGCACCGCGGTTGGGTCGATCTGAAGTCCGCAGTCGGTAGCCGCAGCGACCACGCGATTCTGGCCGACTGCGAGAAGGGCGAGGACGTCGCGAAGAAGCGCTATCGGGAAGCCATTGAAAAGGACCTGCCGGCCGATGTAAGGGCTGTTGTCGAACGGCAATATGAAGGGGTTGTGCAGAATCACGACCGCATCCGCGATTTGCGCGATCAGTACGCGGCGATGAAGTCGTAG
- a CDS encoding autotransporter outer membrane beta-barrel domain-containing protein has translation MKKRYASGVRIGSILLVSKTITLHAVAACNSSAPLSGTSVTCTGSSFAPVIARSGSANVTVNVASGASGSFVHASSAVVLSVEQNSAVTSNGTLTLTGGGGTGTQRGAVLLGTGNGNQLTNASGATINTTGAFNDAMAANGSGNTLTNLGTITTTGPSAYGMTAAWGQTNVGQLNNTLVNAGSVSTAGSNARAASILGGSGTISNSGSLSTSGAMSPAAYMQGNNDHLLNTGSIDATGQGSDAVFSNTASSSFNALIENRAGGRIVSQNAAAIRTLNGSSTVINAGLVQSGVGTAISMGGGNDMLILQTGSTIVGSADGGTGANTVTLQGSGTAANAFVNFQTLLVQGTLWNWSGSGTFATAHVQSGTLALTGTLNAPASVATTIDAGATIVANAQNLPLNVVDNGLVNFAQEADGAYSGLISGTGAVQKNGAGALTLAPSAASGNTYSGGTLIAGGVVAIAADNALGASTGGLAFDGGTLQLNRSFDLAATRAMTLNAGGGTIDTQTFDSTLAQPVTGSGALIKAGAGTLLMNGVSTYSGSTTVTAGTLAIGDPAHTNAELAGGGGMNIDAGTTVGGYGAVSGAVTNNGTLAVANALPAFAAASNGTFSVNGTLTNAALVQIAGPAGTTPGNVLRVAGNYVGQDGAIVLNTVVGADEAPSDRLVIDGGSASGSTVLQVANAGGTGAQTAVNGIRVIEAANGAATDPSAFRLSAPIKAGAYTYYLAKGGVTAGSANDWFLRNTVAPLPVVPQTVVPPSAPGTPPVAPPSEPGTPPSRPGAPPSPPPSAPGAPPSTPPSSPPEVVAVPIAAAGTPPLPAPPPAGSDPIPLYRPEVPLYAAIPGVARQLGVFQIDTFHDRQGDQSVLTGRGALPAAWARTWGNRSVLAEDGAASPEFDGSTFGVQAGHDLYADASANGARNHYGLLLGFARATGSVNGFALGSPNLDVGHLAINAYSVGGYWTHVAANGWYTDMVVMGSSLTVDPQSSDGAAVTTHGHGVAASVEGGLPFALPGSALAIEPQAQLTWQHLSLNDFNDGVSSVSFNSGNTFVGRVGVRLQGRFSTAGAYVEPWLRASVLRAFGSDDRTTFAGSTVIGTTIGQTSVQIGAGVVAQVAKSASVYATVGWLTNLGGAHQRTIGGSAGVRWTW, from the coding sequence ATGAAGAAAAGGTACGCGTCCGGTGTGCGCATCGGCAGCATCCTGCTGGTTTCGAAGACGATCACCCTTCACGCCGTCGCGGCGTGCAATAGCAGCGCGCCGCTGTCCGGCACATCGGTGACATGCACCGGGTCCAGCTTTGCGCCCGTGATCGCGCGAAGTGGCAGCGCGAACGTCACGGTCAATGTTGCGTCCGGCGCATCGGGCAGCTTCGTGCATGCAAGCAGCGCGGTCGTGCTGAGCGTCGAACAGAACAGCGCCGTCACCAGCAACGGCACGCTGACGCTAACCGGGGGCGGCGGCACCGGCACGCAACGCGGCGCGGTGCTGCTCGGCACGGGCAACGGCAACCAGCTGACGAACGCTAGCGGTGCCACGATCAATACGACAGGCGCCTTCAACGATGCGATGGCCGCGAACGGCAGCGGCAATACGCTGACCAACCTCGGCACGATCACGACCACCGGCCCGAGCGCCTACGGAATGACGGCCGCGTGGGGACAAACGAATGTCGGCCAGTTGAATAACACGCTCGTCAACGCGGGTTCGGTCAGCACGGCGGGAAGCAATGCGCGCGCGGCCTCGATACTCGGCGGTAGCGGCACGATCAGCAACAGTGGATCGCTGTCGACGAGCGGCGCGATGAGCCCGGCCGCGTACATGCAAGGCAATAACGATCATCTGCTCAACACCGGTTCGATCGACGCGACGGGCCAGGGCTCCGATGCCGTGTTTTCAAATACGGCGAGTTCGTCATTCAATGCGCTGATCGAAAACCGTGCGGGCGGTCGGATCGTGTCGCAAAACGCGGCCGCTATTCGCACGCTCAATGGCAGTTCGACCGTGATCAACGCCGGGCTTGTGCAAAGCGGCGTGGGCACCGCCATCTCGATGGGCGGCGGCAACGACATGCTGATTCTGCAAACCGGTTCGACGATTGTCGGCAGCGCCGATGGCGGCACGGGCGCGAACACGGTCACGCTGCAAGGCAGCGGCACCGCCGCGAATGCGTTCGTGAACTTTCAGACGCTGCTCGTGCAAGGCACGCTGTGGAACTGGTCCGGCAGCGGTACGTTTGCGACGGCGCACGTGCAAAGCGGCACGCTTGCGCTGACCGGCACGCTCAACGCGCCCGCTTCCGTCGCAACGACGATCGATGCGGGCGCAACGATCGTCGCCAATGCGCAGAATCTGCCGCTCAATGTGGTCGATAACGGGCTCGTGAATTTTGCGCAGGAGGCGGACGGCGCCTACAGCGGATTGATCTCGGGCACTGGCGCTGTGCAAAAGAACGGTGCCGGCGCGTTGACGCTTGCGCCGTCCGCGGCAAGCGGCAATACATATTCGGGCGGCACGCTGATCGCCGGCGGAGTCGTGGCGATTGCCGCCGACAATGCGCTTGGCGCGTCGACGGGCGGTCTCGCATTCGACGGCGGCACGCTTCAGTTAAACCGGAGTTTCGACCTTGCCGCAACGCGCGCGATGACGTTGAACGCAGGGGGCGGCACGATCGATACGCAGACATTCGACTCGACGCTCGCCCAGCCCGTGACAGGCAGTGGCGCGCTAATCAAGGCCGGTGCGGGCACGCTGCTGATGAACGGCGTCAGCACGTATAGCGGTAGCACGACTGTCACGGCAGGCACGCTTGCGATCGGCGATCCGGCTCATACCAATGCCGAGCTCGCGGGCGGCGGCGGCATGAATATCGATGCGGGCACAACGGTCGGCGGATATGGTGCGGTCAGCGGCGCGGTGACGAACAATGGCACGCTTGCGGTAGCGAATGCGTTGCCCGCGTTCGCCGCCGCGTCTAATGGCACCTTCAGCGTGAACGGCACGTTGACGAATGCCGCGCTCGTGCAGATCGCCGGCCCGGCCGGTACGACGCCGGGCAACGTGCTGCGCGTGGCGGGCAACTATGTCGGGCAGGACGGCGCGATTGTCCTGAACACGGTGGTCGGCGCCGACGAGGCGCCGTCTGACCGGCTCGTGATCGACGGCGGCAGCGCGAGCGGTTCGACTGTGTTGCAAGTTGCCAATGCCGGCGGCACGGGCGCGCAGACTGCGGTGAACGGCATTCGCGTCATTGAAGCAGCCAACGGCGCGGCAACCGATCCGTCCGCGTTTCGGCTGTCCGCGCCGATCAAGGCCGGCGCCTATACGTACTATCTTGCGAAGGGCGGCGTGACGGCAGGCTCGGCCAATGACTGGTTTTTGCGTAACACGGTCGCGCCGCTGCCGGTTGTGCCGCAGACCGTTGTGCCGCCGTCCGCGCCGGGCACGCCGCCGGTGGCTCCGCCATCTGAGCCCGGTACACCGCCGTCCCGGCCAGGTGCGCCTCCGTCACCGCCGCCATCCGCACCCGGCGCCCCCCCATCAACACCGCCTTCTTCGCCTCCCGAAGTCGTCGCGGTACCGATTGCGGCCGCCGGCACGCCGCCCTTACCCGCGCCGCCGCCCGCGGGTTCGGACCCGATCCCGCTGTACCGTCCCGAGGTGCCGTTATACGCGGCGATTCCCGGTGTCGCGAGACAGCTGGGCGTATTCCAGATCGACACCTTCCACGACCGGCAAGGCGATCAGTCTGTGCTGACCGGCCGCGGCGCGTTACCGGCCGCCTGGGCGCGGACATGGGGCAATCGCAGCGTGCTCGCCGAAGACGGCGCCGCGAGTCCCGAATTCGACGGCTCGACGTTCGGCGTCCAGGCCGGCCACGATCTTTACGCCGACGCGAGCGCAAACGGCGCGCGCAATCACTACGGCCTCCTTCTCGGTTTTGCGCGAGCAACCGGCAGCGTCAATGGCTTTGCGCTCGGCTCGCCCAATCTCGATGTCGGGCACCTCGCGATCAATGCGTACAGCGTCGGCGGCTACTGGACGCATGTGGCCGCAAACGGTTGGTACACCGATATGGTTGTGATGGGCAGTTCGCTCACCGTCGACCCGCAATCGAGCGACGGCGCCGCGGTAACGACGCACGGGCACGGCGTCGCCGCATCGGTCGAAGGAGGCTTGCCGTTCGCACTACCCGGCAGCGCGCTCGCCATCGAACCTCAAGCGCAACTGACCTGGCAACACCTGTCGCTCAACGATTTCAACGACGGTGTGTCGAGCGTTTCGTTCAATAGCGGCAATACTTTCGTCGGACGCGTCGGCGTGCGGCTGCAGGGGCGCTTCAGCACAGCCGGTGCGTACGTCGAGCCGTGGCTGCGCGCGAGCGTGCTGCGCGCATTCGGCAGCGATGATCGAACGACCTTCGCGGGCAGTACCGTCATCGGCACGACGATCGGTCAGACTTCTGTGCAGATTGGCGCGGGCGTGGTTGCGCAAGTCGCGAAATCGGCGAGCGTTTATGCCACCGTCGGCTGGCTCACGAATCTCGGCGGCGCGCATCAGCGCACGATTGGCGGCAGTGCCGGCGTGCGCTGGACATGGTGA